GATTAGTTGAGATGTGTATAAACTGATTTAGgtaattatagttaaaaaaaaaattagtgggGGTTTAATGCAGATTTAGTCTACGTGTCGTTGCCCTGGACACCTAGACAAAAACCTTCCAAGTTGACAAATGGTGTACCTTTTACGGAGCTTCaaataacaaaagaagaagatacaaattcaaaaagatCTTCTGTGTAAGACACGTGGgatatcaatatttatttatattcccattttattttttatttgatttttcttcagAAATACTACCCCTTCATGTACGCAGGTATCAAACTACGTGGTAGATCTAACCCAAGTCTTAACTTTGgtcaatgaaattattaaaaaaaaagagagtttaaCCATAGTGTAAGAGAGGTTGTTTGATGTTATATTTCTATTtatgtttgaatatttttagcatgaaaataatatttaattaatttatttttttagtgttttttttatatttttaatatattgatattaaaaataaaaaattattttaatatatttttaaataaaatatttttaaaaatcaaatacacaACTATTCAAATACACAATAAATAACATAGTAAACTTTTttccaaaacattttaaaattattaattattaaaataatatagcgGCTACGATGAATGTaaatatctaaaaagaaaaaaaaaaaaaatccaaaccaatctctttcttaattttaccaaaatcaactttattttgaaaattgacaaattccagaaaaaaaacaaaaaaacaaaagcagtgTGAGTTTGAAGTTTGAACAGCGTCATCATCCATCCGTCGAAGGACATGACGACGAGGCGATCACCTTTGATCCTTCTCAACACTACACCTCTTCtattactagtattattatcatcatccaTAATCTCTCCAGCAGAATCAACAACACCACCTGAGAAAATAAATACTGTGCTAGAGCTAGATGAATCAAATTTCGATTCAACTATTTCCACCTACGATTATGTCTTCGTCGACTTCTACGCCCCTTGGTGCGGCCACTGCAAGCGTCTCGCTCCCGAGGTATCTATCTCTTCCTCtgtgttcttcttcttcatcaacgAAGCTTTGCtagataatattttgaattgatctcactttttttatgtgttgaatTTTGCTCAATCTGATTTTTTACTGATTCGGTAATTTAGGTCGAGCAGTTTTAATTTATGGATTTTGATcgaattgaagaaatttagggtttcatttttcttttaattggcGACGTTGCTTgtgtattttgttattttcaactTGTATTAAACTTTGGTGttacaatatattatttaattagttcaattgtttttcttacaGTTAGATGTGGCTGCTCCCATTCTTGCCGAATTGAAGAAACCTATAGTCATAGCCAAAGTGAATGCTGATAAGTATACCCGGCTTGCTAGGAAACATAAAGTCGAGTACGTATCATCTTctacttttttgtattttgtatttctaTGATACTGCGGGGGTTTAGATAATGAGTTTGTGTTGCCAATTTCTGTATCATGATGTTTAACTACTACTTGTCTTTACTTTGATTGATGCAGTGGGTTTCCGACCCTCAAGATTTACATGCATGGCGTTCCAACAGAATATTATGGACCCAGGAAAGCAGAGTTACTTGTTCGTTTTCTGAGGAAATTTGTTGCTCCTGATGTTACTATCCTTAATTCAGACTCTGCTATAAGGGATTTTGTTGAAGAAGCCGGGACACATTTTCCTATATTTATAGGTTTTGGTTTAAATGAGACTGTGATGTCGAATCTAGCCATAAAGTATAAGAAGAAGGCTTGGTTTTCTGTAGCAAGTGATTTCTCAGATGATGTCATGGTACAATATGATTTTGACAAGATTCCAACTTTGGTATGTATTCATCCAAGTTACAATGATCATACCGTCTTTTATGGGCCTTTTGAAGGTTTGTTTTCATCCTATTACCTATGAATTAGTGTTAAGTTTATGTATTCTGTCCTTACCAATGTGTTATTTGCAGTTTTCTCTAAGAATTTCAACTGTTAGTGTTTGCTTATTTGATGATGGCCTGATAGATATCTCATGTTCTTGACTATCCGGTACTTGTGTCTAGATACCATCAGCTTCAAAGAATGgaacttaataataaaaaatactgctggcaatcataataaaaggaagaataccTTGTTATTTCTGTGTGCTTCTTTTGTGTTTGTACTGTCTTTGCATTGTGCACCATTTCCATGGTGGAATTTGCATACTATAAGCTGGATTAAATTGGGATAATCATAGGGTTACATATTTGTTTCTGTATTATGTATAAAGATTGGTATACCATTTAATAGTTTCAAATATTGGTAGATGCATCATGTGTGTGCAGAAAAGGCGTTTGAGCAAGAAAGGCTACCTGACTGATAATTTGCAATATTAGAAAATTGTCATTGCATGGTATATATATCGCAAACAGGGAACATGTCTTCACTGAGAACTCAACGTAGAATACTGAATTTTTTGCTTAGAAAATTGTGTTGGAGTACTAATTCTGAGTTTAGGTCAAATATTACCCTGTTCAATTGAGTAGCTCATTTATCACTCTCAATTGAGCTTAGTGTGGTATATTTTAAAAGCCCATAGGGTACCACAAAGAAGGATTGATGGAACCTAGACAAGCAGGTGCTTGCATGTTCAGATTCTTGCTCAATTATCATCTTGCAATTTTCcttgtttatttctttcttgattgATCACTTTTTCTTTGCTGCTTTACATAATTATAAGCTGTTCTTACCTTTCTATTAAACCTGCAGAGGAATTTATGGAGGAATTCATAACGCAAAATTCTCTTCCTTTGGCTGTGCCCATAAACTCTGAAACATTGAAGGTACTGAAAGATGATCAGAGGAAAATTGTCCTAACCATCTTGGAGGATGATTCTGAAGAGAAATCTCAAAACTTGATCAAAATATTGAAGGCTGCTGCATCAGCAAATCGTGATCTGGTATTTGGTTATGTGGGGGTTAAACAATGGGAAGAATTTACTGAGACATTTGGTGCCAATAAGGAGACAAAACTACCAAAAATGATTGTTTGGGATGGAGATGAGGAGTATCTTTCAGTAAGTACAGCTGCTGTAATACCATAGTCAAATACCATATTTCAAATCTCTTGGAACTTCTAATCTCCATTAATTAGTTTCGTATTTTACTGGCGTCTTTTTACCTATATAGTATATCATGAAGAGAAATAATACAcgccctaattttttttttttttttaatggtgtaGGTTACTGGTTCAGAAAGCATTGAAGAGGAGGACCAGGGGTCTCAAATCTCACAATTCCTTGCAGGATATAGGGAAGGAAGAACGGAGCGGAATATAGTTAGTGGTCCATCGCTGTTGGGCTATATTAGTTCGCTGATTGGAATTAGAACTGTGTACATAGTTGTGTTTTTGGTGGCAATGGTGATGTTCATCCAGCATATTAGCAAAGAGGAACCTCTAAGGGTTGGTACTCGGGACCAAGCTGAACCAGTGACAAGCACCGAAGCTGAAAGGACAGGGTACAGACCTGAAGATAAGCAGGACTAGATTCGGTAATGTACTCGGGGATACCGTAGGATGAATCAAAAGACAGCGGTTATACAGTAGGAAAGCAACCACAGACTTCTAAGTTATTCTGAATTTCCTAGATTTGATAGAGAATGATCTCTTCCTTGAATTCTGATGTGCTTAAATAAGACCTCTTTTGAGTACTCATGTTCATCAGCTTTTGCACACGTTTGCAAAGTCGATGATTGTGTTTTGGGtataaacctattttttttccatgataaTTTTTCCAACTGACACACTTTCTCCAACACAAAATAGGAATGACAATATCCTGGTACATATCTGGTTGAGGGTGGTATTTGGGTCGGTAGTGTCTTGAGCATAATTTTAAGACTTGGTTCGGTTCAAGGTTCAGGTTTAGGTTCAGGTTTTGGATTTTGaccgggttaattttttttttaaaatcaaaacaatattgttttaattaaaaaaaaaattaaaagttaacgGGTTTGTAACAGAGTTTTGCCGGGTTGTTGGGTTAATTTGCTATGTC
This genomic stretch from Populus alba chromosome 19, ASM523922v2, whole genome shotgun sequence harbors:
- the LOC118056494 gene encoding protein disulfide-isomerase 5-2 → MTTRRSPLILLNTTPLLLLVLLSSSIISPAESTTPPEKINTVLELDESNFDSTISTYDYVFVDFYAPWCGHCKRLAPELDVAAPILAELKKPIVIAKVNADKYTRLARKHKVDGFPTLKIYMHGVPTEYYGPRKAELLVRFLRKFVAPDVTILNSDSAIRDFVEEAGTHFPIFIGFGLNETVMSNLAIKYKKKAWFSVASDFSDDVMVQYDFDKIPTLVCIHPSYNDHTVFYGPFEEEFMEEFITQNSLPLAVPINSETLKVLKDDQRKIVLTILEDDSEEKSQNLIKILKAAASANRDLVFGYVGVKQWEEFTETFGANKETKLPKMIVWDGDEEYLSVTGSESIEEEDQGSQISQFLAGYREGRTERNIVSGPSLLGYISSLIGIRTVYIVVFLVAMVMFIQHISKEEPLRVGTRDQAEPVTSTEAERTGYRPEDKQD